The following nucleotide sequence is from Cucumis melo cultivar AY chromosome 1, USDA_Cmelo_AY_1.0, whole genome shotgun sequence.
GTTATTGATATTATTTCGTTTTTTACTATTAGGTTAACTTATGATAgttgtcattttttttattacatgaTTTTATGTCTCATTTATTATTACTAGACCAACTTATGATAGTTTACTCTTAAGTTTCCTTATTCGTTTGGAATATGTAATTTTTTGATATGCGattgttttataaaaagaaCACAATGGAACAATTTTTGTTGGTGTTACTAAATGTCAAAAGAACGATTTGAATTGATTTTCTTTATAAAGAAAATCATTAATAGTGTTTACTTTTCCATACAATGAAAATGAAATTCGAGTGATTATTATGTTATCAATATCGAGATACCCTTTTGTAATAGTTAcgagaaattgtcaaaaataaccTAAAAAGTTGTACTAAACAAACTAAGCATTCTGCCCTCCCCCTTCGATCTCGCATCTACCCTATTGAGTTCTTGCTTGATCGAATCTACCCTATTGAGTTCTTGCTTGAGACTAGTCATACTGATCATGCTGCCTATCCCTCTTGTTGTTATGTTGTAAATGATTTTTGATTTGAGTGACTCACGGAAACATCGACTAGAAAGAGCAGAATATTCGTTGATCTCTGAAATCAGGGTGGTTCCAACACTGTCTCTTCTCGTATGATCGACCCTTactaaacaaacaaaacaaaacattaaTATCTTGGTCGAGAAAgatgaaaatattttagagTTGTTTCTAGAGTTTATGGTAACTTTAAACCATCACAAGAGTGATTcaaatttgtatattttttatgttttaaaattatttacaataatGAATATATCTTAACTAACATAAAACATGAATCATCGTGATGTTTTATTATTCCATCCCACAAGGGTaaaaaaacatgaatttattttatttttgatattttaaaatgttcgtttttatttttGTGTACTTTTTAAGTTAGGTTTATTTTGGTGTatatatataccttttaaaTAAGGTTTATATGTTTTTGAAATATCTATGtgagtatttttatttttagaaaataaactaTTTTGATATGTATTTTCTTAACATCGTAGAAACcttttaaggaaaaagaaaactagGTGTCATTATAGAAGATGAAAGATCAAATCAATCAATTTTTCAAAAGTACAAAAACCAATATACCAATATAAACGTTTATATTATTTACTAAATAATTCAAAGAAAATCAGTATGCAATTTTTATTCAATGGTCTAGATATTATCTCTGTAAACcattagggtgtgtttgggcctcgggtttagagggaaaaggaaaaagattttGGGCCAAACCTTGTTTGGCCCAAGTATTTTGTTGAaaggggattagggttatcctaatcccccTTTTAACCTATCTTCTCTACTTCCTTAGCCGTCGTACGCGTCTCCTAACCCTACCATTTTCCGATCTGTTGTCGTACTTCTTCTCGCGATTTTCCTAACGTTTTCCCTTCATtatcttccctttttttctctGATTACTTCCCTTTTACCGATCTCTTCTCTTTCCGTCTTGAAATTAATTTACATCTCCTTCGAACGAAGGAGATGTTCGTGTTCTTCGTCCTCCATTTTTTGCCCTACTCTTCCCGAAACCCTTCTTAATCTCTCTGTTTCGTTGATCGGTTGCCACCAACGTGCGTGACCTCCGAAACATttctcatcctctctccatATTTCCATACCCTTCGTATGCCGAACAAACCCTTGCCGCTCCCCACTCTTGCCAGTCCTAGAACGAGTTTACTACACTTTTTTCATACCGAACAACCATTTATGGTAGATGCTACACTAAATCGGTGAAAGGAAGTTTTTGAACGGGCATGGCGGAGCACGGTAGGGGTCTTCGGTGTGCACCAAAGGTATGGTCAGCCGATGATGAGCATTGTGGTGGTCAATCTGATTACattatgcaattttttttcttattatcagTCTAATATTTATTCCTCTTCGCGGTGCTGAGTTTAATTTAGGCCTTATGTTGAAATTTTGTTTACTGCCTCGTCTGTGAAGTTTATTAATCATCCGCGCTCTCTGTTTTTCATATGTATTCCGAATTTCTTCTATCATCCGCACTCTCTGTTATTCACATGTATTTCATATGTTGTAATTCATATGTTCTTCTGCCTCCTAATGAGCTAAATTTTGTGGTAATATCCATGCTGTTGAacatgtttttatttgttttgcctactgttaaaaaaaatctcataatGTCATGGATACTGTGTGCTTCTGTTGAAAAAGATTACCTACTTCCTTCAAGTTTGACTGAATTTGTGAAATCCCCTTTTTTATGGGATTCTTGTTGGGTTTCTTTACTGCTGCTTTATACTCCCTTTACTATATAATGGACCCTTCCTCCTTCCATTCCATATTCAACTAACTATCCTTTTTGGTATACTTGCATTTGTATTTGGTATGTTATTCAAATTCCATTGCTATACTTGCATTCCATTCTTTGTTATATGGTATGTTTATCATGTTTCCAACGAcaattgatattttttcaactatgttaatttttttctttcaattcagCCCCTGTGTTTCACCTTCTTTGCCTTTATCTGTATTTTACAAAAGAGTgcttttgtaaatttgtttccTGCTGCATTGTGACAAGTAATGCTTTGTTTCCTTCTGCACTGTCACAAGTAATGGTTGCTGTATTTTATGTCTGTATTTGGTTGCTTCTGTTTTACATATGATGTTATGAACTCCACCGCAAAAAATGGTACCGTAACTGCGTTCTTCTTGAACGTCTTTGCTGTAATCAAATTAACTCTGTGTTTCGCCTTCTTTGCCTTTGTCTGTATTTTACAAAAGAGTgtttttgtaaatttgtttccTGCTGCACTGTGACAAGTAATGCTTTGTTTCCTTCTGCACTGTCACAAGTAATGGTTGCTGTATTTTATGTCTGTATTTGGTTGCTTCTGTTTTACATATGATGTTATGAACTCCACCGCAAAAAATGGTACCGTAACTGCGTTCTTCTTGAACGTCTTTGCGGTAATCAAATTAACTCTGAGGCTATGTTCTTTTACATACATTATGTACTCACaccttgtttgattttttgacccGTTCCATGGATTTGTGAAGTTTCGTTTCGGTTAAGGTATGTTTCATTTTCGTTttgtcattcatttttttacaaTACGTTATCCTTACCGGCACGCATATGTAATAACAAACTATTTTTTTGTCTATATCTTCAGGTTGTAAAGGTTGAAGCATTCGTAAACGAGGTACTACGGTTATAAAACTCCTTCTTTGACGAAGTCCATCTATATATTCTTGTACTTAgttgttttattacatttttgtttcaGTTATAAATCCTCAGACGTTTACATTTGTTTaactctctctctatctctctctcgctgtctatatatatatctccAATAAAAACCATCATACGGAATGTGTCATTTGTAGATTTTCAAATAGTCCtctatttccttttttgttGTGTTTGTGAGTGATCATGTATGTATTCCAACCACTGCATGTTTGGAAGTTTAAAATCATTTCTCATGTCTTCAAAATCAATACTTTTGAAATTTGtactacaaataaaatacattttaaatactataaataaaattgtttttaactaattaaaaaGCATTGCTCgagtctttttaaaaaatttttaaatcacaaTGAACGTGCCCCTTCTTCATAAATGATGAAGCAATAGGtaataaattcattttatttAGGGTATGTTTCGACAAATAAcaattcttctaaaaaaaaataagaaaccaaCCACCTAAGTAATTTCCATTTCTTTGTAATctgtttatttttttccaaccataacttgaaattttattattttcgaaataaaatattagtttacttttgcaaagaaaaaaactattattTGTACTAGTTGTAGTCACATCTAATTTTGAGGTAGATTAAAAGTTGCTTAATTTGACtagttttcaattttgtgaatttttataaaaaaattgttatttaattacttttgtAATTCTGAATTATTTAaagtcttttcttttctttttctttctctctttttaggAAAGATATTAAAGTTAACATCTAGATTCAGAAACtatatgaatatttgaaatcatTGTTGtagtaaattaaaatatttagtaaaaaggttagataaattagaaacctaattaatatttaattaaggAAATATTGTTGGCACTGAGAAATGAATCATCTCTAATTAACTAATTTCTCCCATTTTATGTTGAAATATCAAAGCAATAAACTTAGGACGGTGTGTCATTGAAAATAGAGAAGCAAATCTCAAGGGGGTGGAAATTTACTCAAAATTAAAagctatttatttatttatttctattttaaattaaatttccaTTTTGATTATTATAAGTGTTAAAATGAACGTAGTTCAATTGATTTCATGTTACGATATTAGTTTCGAAGTCATGTGATATGTTAGGTTTTCTTTAAATTAAGTCTAATAATATCATTTTacctttaaatttttaatttgtattatCTACTTTTTACCAAAGCTTCCAAAAACtaatttaacatttaaaaattaaaacatatagATTTTGTTTAGTAACATTTCGTTTTGGATTCTTTGTTcttaaaaattaagtttataaatgaATATTTGAGTATTGGATCTCATCTTTTGATATATACACTTTTTACTAACAATTTTTAAGActatgaaaatttgaaaattaaaaagaataaaagtagttttctaaattttttttttttaaaaaaaaagtttggctGAGATTTGCATTTTTCTACTTTAGAAAATGATAAGAAATAAtcattaactttttaaaataaaaaacaaaatgattatGAATAAGGGTCGTAGTTTGTAAAAGTTTGttttagttttgaaatttagattaaaaaaaaaattaccagAAGATtctaaatattgtaaaaaaattgagagaagatatttcttaatttttaaaataaaaaagaaaagaattaaatgaTATATTACTAAACAAATCACAATGTCGAAAATTATTGTCCAAAATATTATTTGACAATTTGAGAAAAGcaaatatttttctatcaagTGAAAAAAAAGCTACCTACATTCGTCTCTACTGTCGTCACGTTGAATTTTAGACTCAAACCTTTTATCAAATGTCTAGAAAACAAAAGATATTTTTAAGTTAATTTCTtagtccaattccaaaaataaagacaaatttttaaaagttactatttttaattttcaaaacttatcTTGGTCTTAATTTGAAGCTATTAGTAAATGATAAATAACAAagtataaattttaaaagtaaaaaaaaatgtttatagatttatttttcaaaagaaaacaaacaaaaaaaatcaagcATGATTACCAAATTGAATGATTTCAAAagaattaattttgaaatttcacACAGATgaaaaaatgtaataaaaaaaggaattaagagtatactttttttaaaaaaacaaaaaagattattttgttaaattaagtttataaaacAATACCATAATTTAtaagtttctttgttttttccttcactccctaaaaagaatatttagaaaaacaagttctagggattttttttttttttgttttgaaatttgaaggaatGGGAAAGTATGTACTAATAAAGTTTCGACTAAATTACAACCCATAATTCGTGAAGAgaaccaaaaataaaatcattatcAAATGGGTTGGTCTGATCTTTCGAGTGAGACATCcttaaattttatcatttatattttgaaaagttataaTAATGTTAAAGTTTGTTCTTAATATATCATTCAATCAGAACTTATAACTCTACAACaatcaaatttttgttttagtttactGTCACATTATTTTtacatcaaattattattttattttgtaattttggaaGAATTGCTTAGGACATTGAGTTGATTAAAAATCAGTCATTAGTTATCATAGTCCTGAGTAGTTTTATTGTAGCTATATATGTAAGTATAATACTTAACAACTTTTAACTTTCTATTATATATAGACAATgacatattttaaataattttatgatAGTTAGTGTGAACTATAATAAACAAAAACTAAACATCAAGTAAGATATAGTAGCCGATTCTAGACCGTAGGTCAAAGTTCGAGTAATCGAGtattttaaaacaaacaataaattttttagagtatattttttatttttggaaaaagaaatatttagtGAAGAGAGGTTTGACCATTGACCTCGGTTATAACGATTCCCACACTCTTTTGTTTCTTTGGATTATCATTAACAACAAATTGAAAAACCATTAATATAATCACttcatccttttttttttaatattttcttcattaattattAGCCGTCCTACcctaaattataataaaattaattacttaaaaactatatagattaaaattatgacgaacaaaaaaaatcctaaacctAGAAGATTTATTTGTCCGTTTAAGTTTTTAGGTTAATTGgtaattgaaaataatattagGATAGAAAAATCAATTCTCTGTGTTCAAGTTAAACCCTTACCACGTTACTTTCCTCCTCAATTAATATTCATTTCCACTTATTAAGATTTTCTTCAAATGTCTTCTCATCTATTTAAACTTTTGAATCGATTGGTGATTTAAGATTAATCATATACTATacgtttatatttttatttttatttttattgtatgTGTTTAAATCCATactcataaataaatataattttatatctataaatataaaaaacaaatttatgttttagaCGGCAAggttaatataattaaatttcaaaGTCCGAGGATatgattaaaaaagaaaaaaaaacccaatgattgtggaagataattttttatatataatttaacctaaaaattAGGTATAAATTGAGGAAGGAAGGAGAAGAAATCTGTCATCAAATGTTTATGATAAATTTGTAGTATTGTGAGAGAAGTAGTTTCGATGACAGGCGTGAAAGTGTATGGATTGCCGATCTCGACATGCACGTCAACCGTCATGATTTGTCTTCATGAAAAGCAAATTCATTTCCAACTTCTTCATGTCGACCTTTTCAATGGTGAACACAAGCAACCACCATTTTTGGCTATCAATGTTTGTTTTTCTCACTCCCATTCATTCTCCCCCTCTTTACTTTTCGtatattatctttttcttttcaacctACAATGTTGGTTAATGTACGATAATTAACTAACTAGTTGAAACGATATTGATTTCAAAACTATCGTTGTTTTGAGTGTCATCAAAATAATAGTTATGCAATGATAATAGTTCAAAACTACCATAAAAGAACATACATATCGATGTTATAGTATGTAAATGTTAATGGCTTTCTATTATATTAGTTCAAACCGACAATATATATTGAGCTTGATAGATATGAAACTTTTTGCTACAAtatcaattttaaaaagaatttcGTATGCATAttcttgtttttaatttttaattcttaaattttatattttttatcatGTTTAACTTTGTACTGCACCCAAATAAACATTTGAATTGTtgaatcaaaatttcaaaacatccaaatttctttttattatataGTCTTCAAAGCAAATTAATTAAAGCATATAATTTAATGTTATGTTGATTTAATGTTTTCaaacataattaaataaagCGATGTTAATGTAATGCACAAATtccaaacttttttgttttttcgaaaaataattattcttttaagaatcactattttttttaaatgaaggTTTTGGCTTTCCATTAATTCAAAGAAATTAGTAAATATGTCAATTGCTGGACTGTGTAAACAATAATTTCACCTACACATTGATTCAATTTTGGAAGAGCATCAAATGAATAGTAATCCCCTTTTCATAATatctcttaatttttctttttaactttttttcttttttttatactatatattatattacaaatgttttcaaatataacaaaatactaaAGTTTTACCATCCACGATAGACTTAGATAGGCATCTTTAGTGATAGGCAATGATAGATAGACATCTGGGTCTATCTCGATCCATTCTAatagaaagtaaaattttattatatgtttataaatattttcaacagttttatcatttaaaacaattatgaTCTATTCGTATATATTAATTGATGTAGGGATTTTGTGTTATATGCAGCCCTTTGGCCAAATTCCAGCCCTAGAAGATTGTGATCTTACCTTATTTGGTATCTCTTTCTCCTTCCCTCTCTTATGTTATATCCTACACTACTTCAATTTAAACCCTAAGCATTATTTAGAGTATCAAATTAATACCGTtcttaaaatttagttaaaactataatttcatatatgtaaaacaataaattataGTTTCGatattaattcaacttctaaattGTTAAAAGTGAAtcaatttatgttttttattaaGATTAGATTTGAAAATCATCGGTATTCCATTCTTGTAGTGAAAACTTTGTAAAATGTTAGATCAAGAGAATAGAAGATTAGAATGGATCCAGAGTCTAGATTTGATACAacctttttgaaaaaaaaaattagacttCTTCTTATACACACTTTCAAAAGTTCtaaaagaaactaaataaaCACTTACGTTTTACACACAAATAGAATCAAGAGCAATCACATCCTACATCGCAAACAAGCACAAGGAAACAGGACCAGATCTTCTATTGCAACACCAAACCCCCAGAGAAGAAGCCATTGTGAAGCAATGGATGAAGGTTGAGTCTCACCACTACAACCCTGCAATAAGTCGTATCATCCATGAGTTCTTCACTGCTCACCTTCGAGGCCACAAGCCCAACCAGCACCTCATTGACCAGAACTTGGAGCACCTAGGCACCGTGCTCGACGTGTACGAGAAGCGCCTAGGAGCCACCAAGTACTTGGCCGGGCCTCGGTACACCTTGGCTGATCTCCACCACCTCCCTTGCACGTTCTACTTCATGAAGACGCCATGGGCTTCAATGATTAATGATCGACCGAATGTCAAGGCTTGGTGGGATAATATTTCATCCCGCCCTGCGTTTCTTAAAGTTATTGAGGGGATGGATAATTTTGATTTTGGTGGTGATAACAAGaaaaagtgatttttttttttttttttgtcttttgatATGATGTAAAATTTTAGAGAATGAATGGAATCTATTAGGGAAAAATGATTGACGTTGCTTTCATTCTAGTTTGTCAATATTTTTGAGAAACCATGGGCGTTAGGTTTTTGGTCCGTTACTTTTCTACCTTATATATTTACTTTACTTTAGACTACATTACTTAAAGATCAAAGTTGGATCGGAATTGAAACTTAATGGATTGGAGAGAATTGAACACAATAATAGTAATTGACAAttctaaaattataattaaatcaaGTTTTGATTATTATAGTTTAAACTGACTTAATCTCATTATGaaatatattttgtatttaGCAACAAATTTTGAATGTTTCAAGCAAAATTGGTTGTCAAAGCTTAACTGTTTATGATGCAAAATTTTAAGACATTTGCCTAAAGTTAAGcttaattaaatttttgttcAAAGTCATAATACCGTCGAAAATTTCTAACTACCAATAGATAACCCatgtttataaagaaaaaaagaaacaccTTTGTCCCACATAAAGATATGGAAATTaatagcaaaatattttagagaGAGAATAGATAGATAGAAAAAGATGCTTATTGTCATGTGGTTAGAGTGAGAAACTAACCAAATGTGGGGAACTTAATTGTCTTGCTATCAAAAAACCAAGCCTTTAGAGGTTTAGTGCACAAAGTGCTTAGATTGACAACAAAAGATAATAAAGTGAGTTTGTATGAATGAAAGAGCTTTGATTAACTCTTCATGAAGTTGGTGTCATGTCCCGCAAAAATCACTCCAAAATTTGCACCAAAATGATGCCCAAGCCTTATTTAGCAAAGCCAAGGAAGAGCCCAATACGTCATGTTGACAGCCCATGTGTGGCTATAACACATGCCCATGACACTAGCATGTACCCACCAAGGTAGCCAAGCCCCACAAGCTTGCCAAGACGGATGTCCATGACACAGCTCATGTGCGTGCCAGATGGAGATGCCCATAGGCACGAACGCCTAGATGGCTGTGAACGCATGGCACCAGTGCTCCATGCACAGCCTATGCGCATGATCAGTTGACAGCCTAGGCATGCGCATGCATAGGTGTATGCCTAGCCTTAGACGGTCGCCCGTGCTCATAGACGCATGACATGTGCCCTCGACACAGGCCCACGACATGCACGTTGCCTCGCATATACATGCAGCGTGCACCCATCATGCACACTGCCTCGCGCATACCAAACATGCATTCCCATCGTGTGCACCCAGTAGCCCAGTGCACGCACCCATCGTTCAGGTGCCCCAAGGAGCCTCTACAAACCTCTCGAAGCTTTTAAAATGCCCGGAAGAGCCCCAACACCCTTGCGACATGCCCAGACGATGCACCTAGAAGGCCCCAGTGAGCGCCACAGGTGTCTAGCAAGGATTAAAGAAGCCCCATGGCTATGCTATACCACCCATCTATGTCCTAGATAGTCTTAGAAGGCTTTAGAAGGCTCGAGAGAATGCCTAAATTACCTGGTGGAAGTTTCCAAACCATTCGGGAAGA
It contains:
- the LOC103492895 gene encoding glutathione S-transferase F13, translating into MTGVKVYGLPISTCTSTVMICLHEKQIHFQLLHVDLFNGEHKQPPFLAINPFGQIPALEDCDLTLFESRAITSYIANKHKETGPDLLLQHQTPREEAIVKQWMKVESHHYNPAISRIIHEFFTAHLRGHKPNQHLIDQNLEHLGTVLDVYEKRLGATKYLAGPRYTLADLHHLPCTFYFMKTPWASMINDRPNVKAWWDNISSRPAFLKVIEGMDNFDFGGDNKKK